In Treponema denticola, one genomic interval encodes:
- a CDS encoding vWA domain-containing protein, which produces MQKRKFLWILVVGFLSVFLEAEDLSLSKEDLLVIQNPKGGYHLYIRAKPDIKSVLLTETTKDPDLKLDNYAYRDPNYNEINGDEKRLLNGEFLLPEKKLYSLIDSTPEKNTPLGEAYHIWIPYIILYGYDWSRSGEIEVKDGTFFNIRTFAKPYGDYTGNFQDNPFTLRVTQKPVEKVPPPDLSYSDEAVKTFTDLADTTEGEMIYAKGPEDILPTIKEILKKGEKDQLDLLFALDSTESMKDDIEEVRKNISSMLAETLPQYKTYRIALVLYKDYREDFLVREACVFTDNLKKFEKALYGFKVFGGRDIPEAVYEGIFLGLRQSWRALDADVDKKLILIGDAPPHPKPRGKVTKEDVDKLAADKGVKIYPIILPHSLSY; this is translated from the coding sequence AGAAAGTTTTTATGGATTCTTGTTGTCGGATTTCTTTCTGTTTTTCTTGAGGCTGAGGACTTGAGCCTTTCAAAAGAAGATTTGCTCGTTATACAAAACCCAAAGGGCGGCTATCATTTATACATAAGAGCCAAACCCGATATAAAAAGCGTGCTTTTAACGGAGACGACAAAGGATCCTGATTTAAAATTGGATAACTATGCCTACCGTGATCCCAATTATAATGAAATAAACGGAGATGAAAAAAGGCTTTTAAACGGTGAATTTTTGCTGCCCGAAAAAAAACTTTACAGTCTTATAGATTCTACTCCCGAAAAAAACACGCCTCTGGGGGAGGCCTATCATATTTGGATTCCCTATATAATTTTGTACGGGTATGATTGGTCGCGAAGCGGCGAAATCGAAGTAAAAGATGGAACCTTTTTTAATATAAGAACCTTTGCAAAACCTTATGGAGATTATACGGGAAATTTTCAGGATAATCCTTTTACCTTGCGGGTAACCCAAAAACCTGTTGAAAAAGTTCCGCCTCCTGATCTTTCTTACAGTGATGAGGCCGTAAAAACTTTTACGGATTTAGCCGACACAACCGAAGGAGAAATGATCTATGCAAAGGGGCCTGAGGATATTCTTCCAACAATAAAAGAAATTTTAAAAAAAGGAGAAAAGGACCAGCTTGATTTACTCTTTGCTTTAGATTCCACTGAAAGCATGAAGGATGATATTGAAGAGGTTCGTAAAAATATCAGCTCAATGCTTGCCGAGACTCTGCCTCAGTATAAAACCTATAGAATAGCCTTGGTTTTATACAAGGATTACCGTGAAGACTTTTTAGTGCGGGAAGCCTGCGTTTTTACCGATAACTTAAAAAAATTTGAAAAAGCCTTATACGGCTTTAAAGTTTTCGGAGGAAGGGATATTCCCGAAGCCGTATATGAAGGTATCTTTTTAGGACTTCGTCAGTCATGGCGTGCCTTAGATGCTGATGTGGATAAAAAACTTATTCTTATAGGAGATGCGCCTCCCCATCCCAAACCTCGAGGCAAGGTAACAAAAGAAGATGTAGATAAACTTGCTGCAGATAAGGGCGTAAAAATTTATCCGATAATATTGCCGCATTCTTTGTCGTATTAA
- a CDS encoding helicase, which produces MNPKDVVEWRESIVKLPDHQFFDLIQLYLGKIKTPFNKQRLAEQLSAFLRKPAIQEKIAESLDSYDILILKAVSEIPNPTQAMLSIFFSQKISYSVLSEKLLNAEERLLLYRVQNNDGDKIYKINPILQKIIEPLLSTNLFFMPEKTGQVKFKEININDTALAGLYSFCIHNESVLKNDGSFKKKYEDLIKEVFPWLSEKTKYIDSIFLACESLGLVFRTENGFAVQKAKWGAFSQLSKLERLVYFTAASLFKMRKENLQKLVIILFEFLNSFYPDAYYEEEDVEQFFLLLCMQNFSSAIQNEIGNENILHTSFIETAELFGILCREENLIYLNPELFKNAEEPQKPLLIDPSFEVTVLPDSNLKHLLPAAECMEPVLIQTTGKFEITKKACSKIFQSELTSENIYKILSDATGHEIPQNIRVSINEWYRNFTSLELYSGFIVSVNKEKEKFFELDTPLKKLVRKKIAEGVYLLNVQDLKDFEQAVYKSGLEFIFYKNKHLQSPSVRNFQSLNLFSQKEKKDYTKKLDWVKQQKERENKYSNTLAQLSAVLKDLHLTKEDAKAVSSRINRKAIITEEQLKNGVFKFTKKEASGLDFLGKQKIAEQAILGKHLLEIEINTEKGKEKISGVPEEILKQEKDAVLILACGNLNDKLKISIAHISKIKLIQNSIFSE; this is translated from the coding sequence ATGAATCCCAAAGATGTTGTCGAATGGCGGGAAAGCATTGTAAAGCTGCCCGATCATCAATTTTTTGATTTAATACAGCTGTATTTGGGAAAAATTAAAACCCCCTTTAACAAGCAGCGGCTTGCGGAACAGCTCAGTGCTTTCTTGCGAAAACCGGCAATACAAGAAAAAATTGCAGAAAGTTTGGATTCTTACGATATATTGATTTTAAAAGCCGTAAGCGAAATTCCCAATCCTACACAGGCAATGCTGTCTATATTTTTTTCACAAAAAATATCTTATTCTGTATTATCCGAAAAACTTTTAAATGCGGAAGAACGCCTTCTTTTGTACCGAGTTCAAAACAATGACGGGGATAAAATATACAAGATAAATCCTATTTTACAAAAAATTATAGAACCCCTTTTATCAACCAATCTTTTTTTTATGCCTGAAAAAACAGGACAGGTAAAATTTAAAGAAATAAATATAAACGATACGGCCCTTGCCGGACTTTATTCCTTTTGTATTCATAACGAATCTGTTTTAAAAAATGACGGTTCTTTTAAAAAAAAATACGAAGATTTAATCAAAGAAGTTTTTCCGTGGCTTTCGGAAAAGACAAAATATATTGACTCTATTTTTTTAGCATGTGAATCTTTAGGTCTTGTTTTTAGAACCGAAAACGGATTTGCAGTCCAAAAAGCAAAATGGGGGGCCTTTTCGCAATTAAGCAAACTTGAGCGTTTGGTATATTTTACGGCAGCATCCTTATTTAAAATGAGGAAAGAAAATTTACAAAAACTTGTTATAATCCTTTTTGAATTTTTAAATAGTTTTTATCCCGATGCATATTATGAAGAAGAAGATGTAGAACAATTTTTTCTTCTTTTGTGTATGCAAAATTTTTCTTCGGCAATACAAAATGAAATTGGAAACGAGAATATTTTACATACAAGCTTTATCGAAACTGCAGAACTGTTCGGAATTTTATGCAGAGAGGAAAATTTGATTTATTTAAATCCCGAATTATTTAAAAATGCGGAAGAACCTCAAAAGCCTCTTTTAATTGACCCCTCATTTGAAGTTACTGTTTTGCCTGACAGTAATCTAAAACATCTTCTGCCTGCAGCGGAGTGTATGGAGCCTGTTTTAATTCAAACTACAGGAAAATTCGAAATCACAAAAAAAGCTTGTTCTAAAATTTTTCAGTCGGAACTAACTTCCGAAAATATATATAAAATCTTATCGGATGCAACAGGGCATGAGATTCCTCAAAATATAAGAGTTTCAATAAACGAGTGGTATAGGAATTTTACTTCACTGGAATTATACAGCGGCTTTATCGTTTCCGTAAACAAGGAAAAGGAAAAGTTTTTTGAACTTGATACGCCTTTAAAAAAACTTGTCCGTAAAAAAATAGCAGAGGGCGTTTATCTTTTAAATGTTCAAGATTTAAAAGATTTTGAACAAGCCGTTTATAAAAGCGGTTTGGAATTTATCTTTTATAAAAATAAACATCTTCAATCCCCTTCTGTAAGAAATTTTCAAAGTTTGAATTTATTTTCTCAAAAAGAAAAAAAAGATTATACAAAAAAGCTTGATTGGGTAAAACAGCAAAAAGAAAGAGAAAATAAATATTCAAACACCTTAGCTCAATTAAGTGCGGTACTAAAAGATTTGCACTTAACAAAGGAAGATGCTAAGGCTGTAAGCAGCCGTATAAACCGTAAAGCTATAATTACGGAGGAGCAGCTTAAAAACGGAGTTTTTAAATTTACAAAAAAAGAAGCTTCCGGTCTTGATTTTTTGGGAAAACAAAAAATAGCAGAGCAGGCAATCTTAGGAAAGCACCTCCTTGAAATAGAGATAAACACTGAAAAAGGAAAGGAAAAGATAAGCGGGGTTCCTGAAGAAATTTTAAAACAAGAAAAAGATGCTGTTCTTATACTTGCATGCGGTAATCTTAATGACAAGCTGAAAATTTCTATAGCCCATATTTCAAAAATAAAGCTGATTCAAAATTCTATTTTTTCGGAATAA
- a CDS encoding prolyl oligopeptidase family serine peptidase, whose product MGKYKNQNIIEERVEIEGIPCLRFYPSEISGFVQPFPTVFYYHGWSSEKNKQKLMGYVFSTLGYQVILPDAVHHGERNKFEDYDKALNEFFLPTIMQNFAEFSVLKDYAVKNCNADKNRIAVSGHSMGGFTTAGIFTHNPSVKTAVVFNGACDWQNAILQIEKEYDEAHIEFDEATKKADPAQNIGKLLNRPLFLLHGIKDSLVSYKIQKQFYDSTLPLYKNKELLRLMSVERMDHYISIQMLDEAVLWLDENL is encoded by the coding sequence ATGGGCAAATACAAAAATCAAAATATAATCGAAGAGCGTGTAGAAATTGAGGGAATACCTTGTCTGCGTTTTTATCCTTCAGAAATAAGCGGTTTTGTTCAGCCTTTTCCTACCGTATTTTATTATCACGGCTGGTCTTCAGAAAAAAATAAGCAAAAACTGATGGGCTATGTTTTTTCGACTTTGGGTTATCAGGTAATCTTACCCGATGCAGTCCATCACGGTGAAAGAAATAAGTTTGAAGATTATGATAAGGCTTTAAACGAATTTTTTTTGCCTACAATTATGCAAAACTTTGCCGAGTTTTCCGTACTAAAAGATTATGCCGTCAAAAATTGTAATGCCGATAAAAACAGGATTGCCGTTTCAGGACATTCTATGGGAGGCTTTACTACGGCAGGAATCTTTACCCATAATCCAAGCGTAAAAACTGCGGTCGTTTTTAACGGTGCCTGCGATTGGCAAAATGCAATTCTTCAAATCGAAAAAGAATATGATGAAGCCCATATCGAATTTGATGAGGCAACAAAAAAAGCCGATCCCGCTCAAAACATCGGCAAGCTCCTAAACCGTCCTCTTTTCTTACTACACGGAATAAAGGACTCCCTAGTTTCTTATAAAATCCAAAAACAATTTTACGATTCAACATTACCGCTTTATAAAAACAAGGAGCTTTTAAGGCTTATGAGCGTCGAAAGAATGGACCATTATATAAGCATTCAAATGCTTGATGAGGCCGTTTTATGGCTGGACGAAAACTTGTAG
- a CDS encoding GNAT family N-acetyltransferase, with protein sequence MVVREVTIDDYKDIRNLNKNALGYDFSLEKTKTQLEKILTGKGAKVFGAFVDGKLIGYVHVSDYECSFSDSLKNIIGIAVDPSYRKQGIGRALLSQAETWARETGAAGIRLVSSVGRTDAHKFYEAMGYTSKKEQKNFRKIF encoded by the coding sequence ATGGTAGTACGAGAAGTTACTATAGATGATTATAAAGATATCCGGAATTTAAATAAGAATGCTCTGGGTTATGATTTTTCTTTGGAAAAAACCAAAACTCAGTTGGAAAAAATTTTGACCGGCAAGGGAGCTAAAGTTTTTGGAGCCTTTGTTGACGGTAAATTAATCGGCTATGTACATGTTTCCGATTATGAATGTTCTTTTAGTGACAGCTTAAAAAATATTATAGGTATTGCCGTTGATCCCTCATACCGAAAGCAGGGAATAGGCAGAGCCCTTCTTAGTCAGGCTGAAACTTGGGCGAGAGAAACCGGTGCCGCAGGTATAAGACTTGTTTCAAGTGTAGGCCGTACCGATGCCCATAAATTCTATGAGGCAATGGGATATACCAGCAAAAAAGAACAAAAAAATTTTAGAAAAATATTTTAG
- a CDS encoding virulence RhuM family protein, with product MKELKELSFLMYTSKEENISVNVVVKDETIWLTQKAMAELFGVDRTSISRHLKNIFETGELYEKVVCAEFAHTTDHGAIPGKTQTKDTKFYNLDAIISVGYRVNSQKATKFRIWATGVLKEYMIKGFTLDDERLKQGKTLFGKDYFRELLERVRSIRASERRIWQQITDIFAECSIDYNKDDQITKDFYAMVQNKFHYAISGKTAAEIVYESADSKKENMGLMTWKNSPKGRILKSDVSVAKNYLDEKSIKRLERAITGYFDYIEDIIERENTFTMQEFAQSVNEFLAFRRYDILQNKGKISHAKAKGKAESEYDIFNKTQKIESDFDRELKKLTKEMSHER from the coding sequence ATGAAAGAGTTAAAAGAACTTTCGTTTTTAATGTACACCTCAAAAGAGGAAAATATATCGGTTAATGTTGTTGTAAAAGATGAAACCATTTGGCTTACCCAAAAAGCCATGGCTGAACTTTTTGGTGTGGATAGAACCTCAATATCAAGACACTTAAAAAATATTTTTGAGACAGGTGAATTATATGAAAAAGTGGTATGTGCAGAATTTGCACATACCACTGACCATGGTGCTATTCCCGGAAAAACACAGACAAAGGATACGAAGTTTTATAATTTAGATGCAATCATCTCGGTCGGCTACCGCGTAAATTCCCAAAAAGCAACTAAATTCCGTATTTGGGCGACAGGAGTTTTAAAAGAATATATGATAAAAGGTTTTACCCTTGATGATGAAAGATTAAAACAGGGTAAAACACTTTTCGGTAAGGACTATTTTAGAGAATTATTGGAGCGTGTCCGCTCAATCCGTGCAAGTGAAAGGCGTATATGGCAGCAGATAACCGATATTTTTGCTGAATGTTCCATAGATTATAATAAAGACGATCAAATTACGAAAGATTTTTATGCTATGGTACAAAATAAATTCCATTATGCTATAAGCGGAAAAACAGCTGCTGAAATTGTATATGAAAGTGCAGACAGCAAAAAGGAAAATATGGGGCTTATGACATGGAAGAATTCTCCTAAGGGGCGTATTTTAAAATCTGATGTCAGTGTTGCAAAGAACTATCTTGATGAAAAATCCATAAAAAGACTTGAACGGGCTATTACCGGATATTTTGATTATATCGAAGACATAATAGAAAGGGAGAATACCTTTACCATGCAGGAATTTGCCCAAAGTGTAAACGAATTTTTAGCTTTCCGCCGATATGATATTCTTCAAAATAAAGGAAAAATTTCACATGCTAAGGCAAAAGGAAAAGCCGAATCGGAATATGATATATTCAATAAGACACAAAAAATAGAATCGGACTTTGATCGGGAGTTAAAAAAACTTACAAAGGAGATGAGCCATGAAAGATGA
- the fic gene encoding protein adenylyltransferase Fic, translating into MKDEEKLTKIRALELWDKNLIDNIEVGTFKGLQEIHRYLFQDVFDFAGEIRKVNISKGNFRFAPILFLAENLKIIDKMKSETFDEIVDKYVELNVAHPFREGNGRSMRIWLDALLKHRLGRCVDWSKIDKSSYLSAMERSPINSLELKVLLESALTDDIQNREIYMRGIQASYEYEGMSSYDIGDM; encoded by the coding sequence ATGAAAGATGAAGAAAAGCTGACAAAGATACGGGCTCTCGAGCTTTGGGATAAAAATTTAATTGATAATATTGAAGTTGGAACCTTTAAGGGCTTGCAGGAAATACATAGGTACCTGTTTCAAGATGTGTTTGATTTTGCAGGAGAAATTAGAAAGGTAAACATTTCAAAGGGGAATTTCCGCTTTGCTCCGATTTTATTTTTGGCTGAAAACCTTAAAATAATCGATAAGATGAAGTCGGAAACCTTTGACGAAATTGTGGATAAATATGTAGAACTAAATGTTGCTCATCCTTTCAGAGAAGGTAATGGAAGAAGTATGAGGATATGGCTGGATGCTCTTTTAAAACACCGCCTGGGACGCTGTGTTGATTGGTCAAAGATAGATAAGTCTTCTTATTTAAGTGCGATGGAGCGCTCTCCGATAAACAGTCTGGAGCTTAAGGTTTTATTGGAATCTGCTCTGACCGATGATATTCAAAATAGGGAAATTTATATGAGGGGTATACAGGCGTCTTATGAATATGAAGGCATGAGCAGTTATGATATAGGGGATATGTAA
- a CDS encoding DMT family transporter, with protein sequence MKLTSKQKGIMFLILSALCFASMNLSAKLAGSLPSMQKAFFRNLIAAVVSFAVLINSKEKFHLNKKNLPFFFMRAIFGTMGIVGNFYAIEHMLLADASILAKLAPFFAILFSFLFLKEKIKLYQILAVITAFSASLLIIKPAFADTGHVIAALIGACGGMMAGAAYTCVRCLSLKGEKGPLIVFFFSFFSILMLFPVFIIFYHPMSLFQIIMLLIAGLFGTGGQFCVTAAYAHAPAGSISVYDYTQIVFSAIFGFAFLGELPDRWSLLGFAIIFAVALFMFLHHEDKTETHMDFN encoded by the coding sequence ATGAAATTAACATCGAAACAAAAGGGTATTATGTTTTTAATTTTGTCGGCTCTTTGCTTTGCATCGATGAATTTGTCGGCAAAGCTTGCCGGTAGTTTGCCTTCAATGCAAAAGGCTTTTTTTAGAAATCTAATAGCGGCTGTTGTGTCCTTTGCCGTGCTTATAAATTCAAAGGAAAAATTTCATTTGAATAAAAAAAATCTACCCTTCTTTTTTATGAGGGCAATTTTCGGCACTATGGGGATTGTCGGAAACTTTTATGCGATAGAGCACATGCTCCTTGCGGATGCTTCTATTCTTGCAAAGTTGGCACCTTTTTTTGCCATTCTGTTTTCTTTTTTATTTTTAAAGGAAAAAATAAAGCTATATCAAATCCTTGCGGTAATTACGGCTTTTTCGGCAAGCCTTCTTATAATAAAACCGGCCTTTGCAGACACAGGCCATGTGATTGCAGCTCTTATAGGGGCTTGCGGAGGAATGATGGCAGGAGCCGCCTATACTTGTGTCCGCTGTCTTTCTCTTAAAGGTGAAAAGGGGCCTCTCATCGTATTTTTCTTTTCATTTTTTTCGATTTTAATGCTGTTTCCGGTCTTTATTATTTTTTATCATCCGATGAGCCTTTTTCAAATCATTATGCTCTTAATTGCGGGGCTTTTTGGGACAGGGGGCCAATTTTGTGTAACTGCAGCTTATGCCCATGCTCCGGCAGGTTCAATCTCAGTCTATGATTATACACAAATAGTTTTTTCTGCAATTTTCGGTTTTGCTTTTTTAGGAGAACTTCCTGATCGGTGGAGCCTTTTGGGGTTTGCTATAATCTTTGCTGTCGCTCTTTTTATGTTCTTACACCATGAAGATAAGACAGAAACACATATGGATTTTAACTGA
- a CDS encoding adenylate/guanylate cyclase domain-containing protein, which produces MKKLKKIFFISVPIFILVLILNLAGFFRQAEYFFYDDRMNKTAPFFSASDKIVLVLVDQKSLTYAAQELGWTWPWPREAYAEIVDFFSAGGARSIAFDMLFTEESAYGPEDDDKFAQVSEESKIVIQTVFFDYNHGNTDIWPQDAPKPEPVDKAFLKKYGLILGKDLPAIFPIEKIREKARMIGNVNSLPDSDGTIRRARLFYLWKEYKIPTLGIASYIVGGDKSEELPYTLNLRFTKSIDDYIPYSAGDILKAQVDIRAGLEPELSPQDFEGMYVFFGLYAPGLFDICQTPVSSSYPGVGIHITLLDNIISGQKIIKTPFSIDLLIIFICIILSILIEIISEKIKSRAVSVIVNTGCFLCLAFCYLFVSYFLFRFGISVPVAASLSAMLAAFIASLAVSYMVEGKQRRYLKNAFKQYLSPAVIEQLIANPSQLKLGGERKELSIFFSDLQGFTSISESLSPEDLTELLNDYLSDMSAIILDSGGTIDKYEGDAIIAFWNAPTSVENHACCALEAAWACQRKLEERRPEFEKKAGGKPFKMRIGLNTGFAIVGNMGSVNRFDYTMLGDSVNLAARLEGLNKQFGTYTMCSEASKKQAEEAGTILKFRELARAAVVGKNEPVIVYEIMDERIYNEKKDIFISFDKGLREFYAGNIKEALNIFKQTETIDPPAKKYAEKCEALLSQKIEDKWSGVWRADSK; this is translated from the coding sequence ATGAAAAAATTAAAAAAGATTTTTTTTATTTCTGTACCGATTTTTATTCTTGTGCTGATTTTAAACCTTGCAGGGTTTTTTCGGCAGGCAGAATATTTCTTTTATGATGATAGAATGAATAAGACGGCTCCTTTTTTTTCTGCTTCTGATAAGATAGTATTAGTTTTGGTAGATCAAAAAAGTTTAACTTATGCAGCTCAAGAGCTAGGATGGACATGGCCCTGGCCTAGAGAGGCCTATGCTGAAATAGTTGATTTTTTTTCGGCAGGCGGGGCTAGGTCCATAGCATTTGATATGCTTTTTACGGAAGAATCAGCCTACGGCCCTGAAGATGATGATAAGTTTGCACAGGTATCTGAAGAAAGTAAAATAGTTATCCAAACAGTTTTTTTTGACTATAATCATGGAAATACGGATATCTGGCCTCAAGATGCACCGAAACCTGAGCCGGTTGATAAAGCTTTTTTAAAAAAATACGGCTTAATATTAGGAAAGGATTTGCCTGCAATTTTTCCTATCGAAAAAATAAGAGAAAAAGCTAGGATGATAGGGAATGTAAATAGTCTGCCTGATTCCGATGGGACTATAAGGCGAGCCCGTCTTTTTTATTTATGGAAGGAATATAAAATTCCTACATTGGGAATTGCTTCTTACATTGTCGGAGGTGATAAGAGTGAAGAGCTTCCTTATACTCTTAATCTAAGATTTACAAAGAGTATTGATGATTATATACCCTATAGTGCAGGAGATATTTTAAAGGCTCAGGTTGACATCAGAGCCGGGCTTGAGCCTGAATTAAGTCCCCAAGATTTTGAAGGAATGTATGTATTTTTTGGGCTTTATGCTCCGGGGCTTTTCGATATTTGTCAAACTCCCGTTTCCTCGTCTTATCCTGGCGTTGGTATACATATAACTCTTCTGGATAATATTATTTCAGGACAAAAGATTATAAAAACCCCTTTTTCCATTGATTTACTGATTATTTTTATTTGTATAATTTTGTCTATACTAATTGAAATTATTTCAGAGAAAATAAAATCCAGAGCGGTCTCAGTAATTGTAAATACGGGATGCTTTTTGTGTTTAGCTTTTTGTTATCTTTTTGTTTCCTACTTTTTATTCCGGTTTGGAATATCTGTTCCTGTTGCTGCCTCCCTTTCGGCTATGCTGGCAGCATTTATTGCTTCTCTTGCAGTGAGTTATATGGTCGAAGGGAAACAAAGAAGATATTTAAAGAATGCATTTAAACAATATCTAAGCCCTGCGGTTATCGAGCAGTTAATCGCAAATCCGTCACAATTAAAATTAGGGGGAGAGAGAAAAGAGCTTTCTATCTTTTTTTCAGACTTGCAAGGTTTTACTTCTATTTCTGAAAGTTTAAGCCCTGAAGATTTGACTGAACTTTTAAATGATTATCTTTCAGATATGAGTGCTATTATTTTGGATTCAGGAGGAACTATAGATAAGTATGAAGGAGATGCGATAATTGCATTTTGGAATGCGCCCACTTCTGTTGAAAATCATGCTTGTTGTGCTTTAGAAGCGGCTTGGGCTTGTCAAAGAAAACTTGAAGAACGCAGGCCGGAATTTGAAAAAAAAGCAGGGGGTAAGCCGTTTAAAATGCGTATAGGGCTTAATACCGGTTTTGCTATTGTAGGAAATATGGGTTCGGTAAACCGATTTGATTATACAATGCTTGGAGATTCGGTAAATTTGGCAGCCCGTTTAGAGGGTTTAAACAAACAATTCGGTACATATACGATGTGTTCCGAGGCTTCAAAAAAGCAGGCAGAAGAGGCCGGTACGATTTTAAAATTTAGAGAGCTTGCCCGTGCCGCAGTTGTAGGAAAAAATGAACCTGTAATTGTTTATGAGATTATGGATGAAAGAATTTATAACGAAAAAAAGGATATATTTATTTCTTTTGATAAAGGCTTAAGAGAGTTTTATGCCGGAAATATTAAAGAAGCTTTAAATATTTTTAAGCAAACGGAAACTATCGATCCGCCTGCAAAAAAATATGCAGAAAAATGTGAGGCTCTTCTTTCTCAAAAAATAGAGGATAAATGGAGCGGTGTTTGGAGGGCTGACTCAAAATAA
- a CDS encoding M48 family metallopeptidase: protein MKRKFAVFLIITMIPAIILSCAFLESLSDPFEFTKNVVDAAAPIVEASKPIYNEEEYYIGREVGAIILSNYKLYRNKALEKYLNLICMALVINSDMPEIYNGYHVAVLDTDEINAFATPGGHILITRGLLACTDSEDALAGVIAHEIGHIQLKHGIGAIKANRITNAAVESTGTMMVGSKNKEALKFLEDASKEIVSTLVDSGYSKAQEYAADSFAVKLMAKTGYDPNAMTEMLKTMSEKQKNDHRGFGKTHPSALSRINKVSWETKSLKGNYNRESRVKRFKEYRPNN, encoded by the coding sequence ATGAAAAGGAAATTTGCAGTATTTTTAATTATAACTATGATACCGGCTATTATTCTTTCTTGTGCTTTTCTTGAAAGTTTGAGTGATCCTTTCGAATTCACAAAAAATGTTGTTGATGCCGCAGCACCTATTGTTGAAGCTTCAAAGCCTATATACAACGAAGAAGAATATTACATAGGAAGAGAGGTTGGGGCAATTATTTTGAGTAATTATAAACTCTATAGAAATAAGGCTTTAGAAAAATACCTAAATTTAATTTGTATGGCTCTTGTTATTAATTCCGATATGCCGGAAATATATAACGGTTATCATGTTGCAGTATTGGACACGGATGAAATAAATGCTTTTGCAACTCCGGGCGGGCATATTTTGATTACAAGGGGTTTACTGGCTTGTACAGATTCTGAAGATGCTCTAGCCGGTGTAATAGCTCATGAGATAGGTCATATTCAGCTTAAGCATGGCATTGGAGCCATTAAGGCTAATAGAATAACGAATGCTGCTGTTGAAAGTACGGGAACTATGATGGTAGGCTCAAAAAATAAAGAAGCTCTTAAGTTTTTAGAAGATGCATCAAAAGAGATTGTAAGCACTCTGGTAGATTCAGGTTATTCTAAAGCTCAAGAATATGCAGCAGATAGTTTTGCCGTTAAACTTATGGCTAAGACAGGTTATGATCCTAATGCTATGACTGAAATGCTTAAGACTATGAGTGAAAAACAAAAGAACGACCATCGAGGCTTTGGTAAAACGCATCCGTCTGCTTTGTCACGAATAAATAAGGTTTCATGGGAAACAAAGAGCCTAAAGGGAAATTATAATAGAGAAAGCAGAGTAAAAAGATTTAAAGAATATAGACCGAATAATTGA
- a CDS encoding ABC transporter permease — MMLFTIKQNKFKIGGAFFCLILWEIFAQALKAPLIIPPIKEILSALFVIIKTPETYVFILSTLIRIFITLTIDSFIAFLLGIASGLNKNIEDFLSAPENILKSSPTISVLLLALIWFKSNMTPIFVTSLIVLPLLYRNIVDGVKNIDKGLIEMSYDFNVPFGKRLKSLYLPCIRPFLKNGYILSTGFAVKVVIMAEVLSQPKYGIGSAFQTAKIQIETASIFAWTGIAVLLASLLQKGVKKIFK; from the coding sequence ATGATGCTTTTTACTATAAAGCAAAATAAGTTTAAAATAGGCGGGGCTTTTTTTTGCCTTATTCTTTGGGAAATATTTGCCCAAGCCTTAAAAGCTCCGCTTATTATCCCACCTATAAAAGAAATATTATCAGCTCTTTTCGTTATTATAAAAACTCCGGAAACTTATGTTTTTATTTTAAGCACCCTTATCAGGATTTTTATAACATTGACTATAGATTCCTTTATTGCCTTTCTTTTAGGTATAGCTTCCGGTTTAAATAAAAACATTGAAGATTTTTTATCGGCTCCCGAAAATATTTTAAAATCCAGCCCTACCATATCCGTTTTGCTTTTAGCCTTAATTTGGTTTAAATCAAATATGACACCCATCTTTGTTACAAGCTTGATAGTTCTTCCGCTCTTGTATAGAAACATTGTAGACGGAGTAAAAAACATAGATAAAGGTCTGATAGAAATGTCTTACGATTTTAATGTTCCTTTCGGTAAAAGATTAAAAAGTTTATACCTTCCCTGCATAAGACCCTTTTTGAAGAACGGTTATATTTTAAGTACGGGCTTTGCTGTGAAGGTTGTTATAATGGCAGAGGTCTTAAGCCAGCCGAAATACGGCATAGGCTCTGCTTTTCAAACAGCTAAGATTCAGATTGAGACCGCTTCTATCTTTGCATGGACGGGAATAGCCGTCTTGCTCGCCTCTCTCTTGCAGAAGGGAGTTAAGAAAATATTTAAATAA